In Cryptomeria japonica chromosome 10, Sugi_1.0, whole genome shotgun sequence, a genomic segment contains:
- the LOC131077485 gene encoding probable BOI-related E3 ubiquitin-protein ligase 3 isoform X1: MAVQAQYSTNMRNRQLFAGENKGSTPIVFFGPGSYVDHQMQQQMQSQSQSKSPAVNGLPNQPPYMPQFTACNLGQQVVGLTLHESENEPSWNLLAPRKRNRNQEVLENSQISSIDFLQTQALPQSNGPVSTGLRLSFDDEILNSSSNVSLGDSRMLALLSEELNGELQRQHAEMDQFLRIQGEQFRQAVEEKRQRLQMNILTCVQEAASKKLKEKDIEVENINKKNAELEEKMKQLSLEVNAWQYRAKCSETLINTLKFNLQQAYAQSRESKEGCGDSEVDDTASCFNGNAGDFQALICKENKELKEQRTCRVCRSSDVCMLLLPCRHLCLCRECESRLSNCPLCQSFKKSSMPVHMS; encoded by the exons ATGGCTGTTCAAGCTCAGTATTCAACCAATATGCGCAACAG ACAGTTATTTGCAGGTGAAAACAAGGGCTCCACTCCAATTGTTTTCTTTGGTCCTGGAAGCTATGTTGATCATCAAATGCAGCAGCAGATGCAATCTCAATCTCAAAGCAAATCCCCTGCTGTCAATGGACTGCCCAATCAGCCTCCATACATGCCCCAGT TTACTGCTTGTAATCTGGGGCAGCAAGTGGTAGGCCTGACTCTACACGAGTCTGAGAATGAACCTTCCTGGAACTTACTGGCACCTAGGAAGAGAAACAGAAATCAAGAGGTTCTGGAAAATTCACAGATTTCATCCATTGATTTTTTGCAAACTCAAGCACTGCCTCAGTCCAATGGACCAGTTTCAACTGGCTTGCGGTTGTCTTTTGATGATGAAATATTGAACTCTTCCAGCAATGTGTCATTGGGTGATTCAAGAATGTTGGCCCTTTTGAGCGAAGAGTTAAATGGAGAATTACAGCGACAGCATGCTGAAATGGACCAGTTTTTGAGAATCCAA GGGGAGCAATTCAGGCAAGCTGTGGAGGAGAAGAGACAAAGGCTTCAGATGAATATCTTGACATGTGTTCAGGAAGCAGCATCTAAAAAGCTTAAGGAAAAGGATATAGAGGTGGAAAATATAAATAAGAAAAATGCAGAACTAGAAGAAAAGATGAAGCAATTGAGTTTAGAAGTAAATGCATGGCAATATCGGGCAAAATGCAGTGAAACTTTGATTAATACTCTTAAATTCAATCTGCAGCAAGCGTATGCCCAAAGCAGGGAGAGTAAAGAAGGATGTGGAGACAGTGAAGTGGATGATACAGCTTCTTGTTTCAATGGTAATGCAGGTGATTTTCAAGCTCTCATCTGCAAAGAGAACAAGGAGCTGAAAGAACAGAGGACTTGTAGGGTTTGCAGAAGCAGTGATGTATGCATGCTTTTGCTGCCTTGCAGGCATCTTTGCCTCTGCAGGGAATGCGAGAGTAGACTCAGTAATTGCCCCTTGTGCCAATCATTTAAAAAAAGTAGCATGCCGGTCCACATGTCATAA
- the LOC131077485 gene encoding probable BOI-related E3 ubiquitin-protein ligase 3 isoform X2, producing MQQQMQSQSQSKSPAVNGLPNQPPYMPQFTACNLGQQVVGLTLHESENEPSWNLLAPRKRNRNQEVLENSQISSIDFLQTQALPQSNGPVSTGLRLSFDDEILNSSSNVSLGDSRMLALLSEELNGELQRQHAEMDQFLRIQGEQFRQAVEEKRQRLQMNILTCVQEAASKKLKEKDIEVENINKKNAELEEKMKQLSLEVNAWQYRAKCSETLINTLKFNLQQAYAQSRESKEGCGDSEVDDTASCFNGNAGDFQALICKENKELKEQRTCRVCRSSDVCMLLLPCRHLCLCRECESRLSNCPLCQSFKKSSMPVHMS from the exons ATGCAGCAGCAGATGCAATCTCAATCTCAAAGCAAATCCCCTGCTGTCAATGGACTGCCCAATCAGCCTCCATACATGCCCCAGT TTACTGCTTGTAATCTGGGGCAGCAAGTGGTAGGCCTGACTCTACACGAGTCTGAGAATGAACCTTCCTGGAACTTACTGGCACCTAGGAAGAGAAACAGAAATCAAGAGGTTCTGGAAAATTCACAGATTTCATCCATTGATTTTTTGCAAACTCAAGCACTGCCTCAGTCCAATGGACCAGTTTCAACTGGCTTGCGGTTGTCTTTTGATGATGAAATATTGAACTCTTCCAGCAATGTGTCATTGGGTGATTCAAGAATGTTGGCCCTTTTGAGCGAAGAGTTAAATGGAGAATTACAGCGACAGCATGCTGAAATGGACCAGTTTTTGAGAATCCAA GGGGAGCAATTCAGGCAAGCTGTGGAGGAGAAGAGACAAAGGCTTCAGATGAATATCTTGACATGTGTTCAGGAAGCAGCATCTAAAAAGCTTAAGGAAAAGGATATAGAGGTGGAAAATATAAATAAGAAAAATGCAGAACTAGAAGAAAAGATGAAGCAATTGAGTTTAGAAGTAAATGCATGGCAATATCGGGCAAAATGCAGTGAAACTTTGATTAATACTCTTAAATTCAATCTGCAGCAAGCGTATGCCCAAAGCAGGGAGAGTAAAGAAGGATGTGGAGACAGTGAAGTGGATGATACAGCTTCTTGTTTCAATGGTAATGCAGGTGATTTTCAAGCTCTCATCTGCAAAGAGAACAAGGAGCTGAAAGAACAGAGGACTTGTAGGGTTTGCAGAAGCAGTGATGTATGCATGCTTTTGCTGCCTTGCAGGCATCTTTGCCTCTGCAGGGAATGCGAGAGTAGACTCAGTAATTGCCCCTTGTGCCAATCATTTAAAAAAAGTAGCATGCCGGTCCACATGTCATAA